Proteins from one Coffea arabica cultivar ET-39 chromosome 8c, Coffea Arabica ET-39 HiFi, whole genome shotgun sequence genomic window:
- the LOC140003695 gene encoding uncharacterized protein isoform X2: MENSWSWQTQCGSLCPSSSSSQDPPPPPHNQILNRSFHLDSSVRAKPTSTIHTLAPAAVNPWTSNSSSCSLDHTELGSSFLSLLSVPPCDIRNEVPIRRSNAGGSAAGNAISHISSGLLAQNRDSQRAEAVVNLGWVVSPMDRVSESCGVNDVFQGNYPSLQKLELPTAGIHRKLYHNENQKNSPSLKVSYVNDATSCNVWKTNAGDTLGVSQKVPSSIDSSVSCLTSNLLTGCPKVFCLGLSGHLLLSNTGLLGVLCSCHGLHMSIAKFSEHSGLSNSNPGDAVHFNSGESVSQWRRSYFHKFGIRTPEDHFGWDWPPGLSVTAGSPEHGWTHPSMFVKPNQGNQGSSVEASVQSMDPWSLTLCPKNSQSDQKVVDEFVNFEKQQSAKDCSSLFPKGPSSSSKNILHFVADEPMMGHSRSGCPTFPNHLDVRGPYNVRPAISSYEDQVYTSGDSVLPPCLPNLKTLGQDIAIGRSVGSLVDTYTGSSNFELRLGQPSQQGQTSVRSFMPASGSHRIASHCRLQESMALDQHVHKSSSRSIKGCRQQNYLPGFISTSSTRTEQNQLENVNHAVGVYSVPNAFKIKHLKGDAFWGSVTSESFGNLKSPFEENNHFKSINDATNDSHMTFAKPHSECSPPKCGEFGFPLLRGRAIGTEFGTNVLGSQKLKQVDKVAHNIDCLHSTAKINTGSCTKSKEGMWSFSGGVGDSDSMNYPVFHDKGPNMFHLADEPITRNTLNYTGQVCYPDHNGKAKSKVLRTISSPMDFGNIVSSQAASVGISATNLNSMKSLTPLWNKDNISVCPYLFDENVKMTAFHPMSVFSHQKIGAGTSKTIPVPEGYRNFSGKQQIIVPSSVSDTQKNRFDLTNVPNTSEVARHALLSANLTFTDSETLPSVTDTEKWCNFRGPAISNGRYYHGKDTEAQCQLNSNEQPTRQFFLRLHGDQNSTPSNEVRNCHQELPCGYFPSKFSCSSNLNCSAGRHDLNPSLRNFREPEGNAVDLVEPLLGPKLVENCTHIDKDNAFGANRTIVQNMKKVDCNSSQWRDVPRNVVNDATSRKCFQEGNALKEHEMSNMSSGCSAPAVTQVSIDVNNKDSSTVDGMDTDNLVMDEGSGIERCLSSDDDSERSSEFCGLASKVNLVNRRSSKTSFSKSSHSRIHELGFTDSLKVRKLQNHAKTGFAVQAKGDLQKYDRDFGKGKRRRVKWRRLYPSVPAPSLSTALNGASKSAGDAGLCSGTLKNIQMLPQDDKPCFTCCPCSLGQNLKQKRSAYSSFDTISRKKKLRWIHHIEVEETDSETNLNAKTDCSRASKAVGRKRLRSVGATLMEQDDMHDSACFASEITAKITASDCTKTNKPVNISHSRRRPVVCGKYGIISNGNSSKSAKIVSLRKVLKAARRCHFAESQKVNSISVKESEKARCDADKERNNEARMAVSAQMKSQHLMEGKETEYSVGSKDSYDLSHIMKKRRHDGNRSHAILESNQSTQIRRKSKEVRKRSVYELTIKENDFSCVKSCITKDGRSLQRRKSRFVSKLAENAGNDRMFVGGIHNVNKYAKVEECQTSRVLDVFCCVCGSSNKDKNNCLLECGCCLIKVHQACYGVSKVPKAQWCCRPCKTNCKNIVCVLCGYGGGAMTRALCSRNIVKSLLKAWSIGTESNLENTSFSKSLESPFHRLSSTKSVHESDPFLIIRPAEIGSTSLAKGSTDLSEHVDTVDISSAITPAICNSITAGILDSTVKQWVHMVCGLWTPGTRCPNVDTMSAFDVSGAYRPKQDVVCSICQRSGGSCIQCRVANCHVQFHPWCAHQKGLLQSEVEGIDNQSVGFYGRCMFHAMYQQFNSDSYHTSSANHGERESTCARTEGFKGRKWDGFHHNHPYHSDGSSGCLVPQEQLNAWIHINGQKTCISGPLKLPNSVIEYDCRKEYARFKQSRGWKHLVVYKSGIHGLGLYTSRFIFRGAMVVEYVGEIVGLHVADKRETEYQAGKNVQYKSACYFFRIDKEHIIDATRKGGIARFVNHSCLPNCVAKVISVRNEKKVVFFAERDIYPGEEVTYDYHFNYEDEGKKIPCYCNSKNCRRYLN, encoded by the exons ATGGAGAACTCTTGGTCATGGCAGACCCAATGCGGTTCCCTGTGCCCATCCTCCTCCTCGTCacaggatcctcctcctcctcctcacaATCAG ATTCTGAATAGAAGCTTTCATCTTGATTCGTCTGTCCGAGCAAAACCAACTTCAACCATCCACACACTAGCACCAGCTGCTGTGAACCCTTGGACTTCAAATTCAAGTTCTTGCAGTTTGGACCACACGGAACTGGGTAGTTCATTTTTGTCTCTCCTTTCTGTCCCTCCATGCGATATTCGTAATGAAGTGCCAATTCGTAGAAGTAATGCCGGAGGCAGTGCAGCTGGGAATGCAATTTCTCATATATCTTCTGGACTTCTGGCCCAAAATCGGGACAGCCAGAGAGCAGAAGCTGTTGTGAACCTGGGTTGGGTTGTTTCGCCAATGGATAGGGTGAGTGAAAGCTGTGGTGTCAATGACGTTTTCCAGGGTAATTATCCAAGTCTTCAAAAGCTGGAACTTCCTACGGCAGGTATACATCGAAAGCTTTACCATAATGAGAACCAAAAGAATTCTCCATCTCTGAAAGTGAGTTATGTAAATGATGCAACCTCTTGCAATGTTTGGAAGACCAATGCTGGTGATACTCTTGGGGTATCACAGAAAGTTCCTTCCAGCATCGATTCTTCTGTTTCCTGCCTGACATCTAATCTGTTAACTGGTTGTCCCAAAGTATTCTGTCTTGGCCTAA GTGGGCACTTACTTCTCAGCAATACTGGACTTCTAGGAGTTCTCTGCTCATGCCATGGTTTGCATATGTCTATAGCTAAATTCTCTGAG CATTCAGGCTTATCTAACAGTAATCCTGGGGATGCTGTTCATTTCAACAGTGGTGAAAGTGTATCTCAGTGGCGTCGGAGCTATTTCCACAAATTTGGG ATTAGGACTCCAGAAGATCATTTTGGATGGGACTGGCCTCCCGGACTTTCAGTCACTGCTGGCTCGCCAGAACATGGTTGGACGCATCCCAGCATGTTTGTGAAGCCTAACCAGGGTAACCAAGGTAGCTCTGTGGAGGCTTCGGTGCAGTCTATGGACCCATGGAGCCTTACTTTATGCCCAAAGAATTCTCAATCTGATCAGAAAGTTGTTGATGAGtttgtcaattttgaaaaacagCAAAGTGCAAAGGACTGTAGTAGTCTTTTTCCCAAAGGGCCCAGTAGCTCCTCAAAGaacattttgcattttgttgcaGATGAACCGATGATGGGGCACTCAAGATCTGGGTGTCCTAcatttccaaatcatcttgatgttagaggcccaTACAATGTTAGGCCAGCCATATCATCTTATGAAGATCAAGTCTATACGAGTGGTGATTCTGTTCTACCACCATGTTTGCCGAACTTGAAAACCCTTGGTCAAGATATTGCAATTGGGAGAAGTGTTGGTTCCCTTGTTGATACATATACAGGTTCTTCAAATTTTGAGTTGAGACTAGGGCAACCATCTCAACAGGGTCAGACTTCAGTGAGATCATTTATGCCGGCATCTGGATCTCATCGAATTGCAAGCCATTGCCGGCTCCAAGAATCAATGGCCTTGGATCAGCATGTACATAAAA GCAGTTCCAGGTCAATAAAGGGTTGTAGGCAACAGAATTACTTGCCTGGTTTCATTTCAACTTCCAGCACAAGAACAGAGCAGAACCAGTTGGAGAATGTTAATCATGCAGTTGGAGTTTATAGTGTTCCAAATgctttcaaaataaaacatcttaAAGGTGATGCATTTTGGGGTTCAGTAACTTCTGAATCATTTGGAAACTTAAAAAGTCCTTTTGAAGAAAACAATCATTTTAAATCAATTAATGATGCAACTAATGACAGCCACATGACGTTTGCAAAGCCACATTCTGAATGTTCTCCTCCCAAGTGTGGTGAATTTGGTTTTCCATTACTCAGAGGTCGggcaataggcacagaatttggCACTAATGTGCTGGGTAGTCAAAAACTCAAACAAGTCGACAAAGTGGCCCACAATATTGATTGTCTACATAGCACTGCTAAAATAAATACAGGATCATGTACAAAGTCAAAGGAAGGAATGTGGAGTTTCAGTGGAGGGGTTGGTGACAGTGATAGTATGAATTATCCAGTCTTCCATGATAAGGGCCCTAACATGTTTCATCTTGCTGATGAACCTATTACCAGGAACACCTTAAATTATACTGGGCAAGTCTGTTACCCTGACCACAATGGAAAAGCTAAATCCAAAGTCCTGAGAACCATCAGTTCTCCCATGGATTTTGGCAATATTGTGTCTTCTCAAGCTGCCTCTGTGGGGATTTCTGCCACAAATTTGAATTCTATGAAAAGTTTAACTCCATTATGGAACAAAGACAATATTAGTGTATGCCCATATCTTTTCGATGAAAATGTGAAGATGACTGCATTCCATCCTATGTCAGTGTTTTCTCATCAGAAGATTGGAGCTGGTACCTCTAAAACCATCCCAGTACCAGAAGGTTATAGGAACTTCAGTGGTAAACAACAAATTATTGTCCCCTCATCGGTATCAGACACACAAAAGAACAGGTTTGACTTGACCAATGTGCCAAATACATCTGAAGTTGCAAGGCATGCACTTCTGTCTGCTAATTTGACCTTTACAGATAGTGAAACGTTGCCTTCTGTTACAG ATACAGAGAAATGGTGCAACTTTCGGGGACCAGCAATATCAAATGGACGATATTACCATGGAAAAGATACTGAAGCTCAATGTCAGCTCAATTCTAATGAGCAGCCTACAAGGCAATTCTTCTTAAG ACTTCATGGTGATCAAAATAGCACTCCATCAAATGAAGTGAGAAACTGCCATCAGGAGTTACCTTGTGGATATTTCCCAAGCAAGTTCAGCTGCTCTAGTAACTTAAACTGTAGTGCTGGAAGACATGATTTAAATCCTTCCCTTCGAAATTTTAGAGAACCAGAAGGAAATGCTGTTGATTTGGTGGAACCTCTTTTGGGTCCAAAATTAGTTGAAAATTGCACACATATAGACAAGGACAATGCTTTTGGTGCAAACAGAACTATTGTGCAAAATATGAAGAAAGTTGACTGTAACTCCTCCCAATGGAGAGATGTCCCTAGGAATGTGGTTAATGACGCCACTTCTAGAAAATGTTTCCAGGAAGGAAATGCACTGAAAGAGCATGAAATGTCTAATATGTCCTCTGGATGTTCTGCTCCTGCTGTAACTCAGGTGTCTATTGACGTCAACAACAAAGACTCATCCACTGTTGATGGTATGGATACAGACAATCTTGTTATGGATGAAGGTTCAGGAATCGAAAGATGTTTGTCCTCTGATGATGACAGTGAACGAAGTTCTGAATTTTGTGGCTTAGCTTCCAAAGTCAACTTGGTCAACAGAAGATCTTCTAAAACAAGTTTTAGTAAATCATCTCATAGTCGCATTCATGAACTTGGGTTCACAGATTCgttaaaagtaagaaaattgcAAAATCACGCTAAGACTGGCTTTGCTGTTCAGGCAAAAGGTGATCTTCAAAAGTATGACAGGGACTTTGGGAAGGGGAAGAGAAGAAGAGTGAAATGGAGAAGGTTATATCCCTCTGTTCCTGCTCCTTCCCTGTCCACTGCCCTGAATGGAGCTTCAAAATCTGCTGGTGATGCTGGACTTTGCTCGGGCACACTCAAGAACATTCAGATGCTTCCTCAAGATGATAAGCCATGTTTCACTTGTTGTCCATGTTCTTTGGGCCAAAATTTGAAGCAGAAAAGATCTGCATACTCTTCTTTTGATACTATttctaggaaaaaaaaattgcgtTGGATTCATCACATTGAAGTGGAGGAAACTGATTCAGAGACAAATTTAAATGCCAAAACTGACTGTTCTAGAGCCTCTAAAGCAGTGGGGAGGAAAAGGTTGAGATCTGTTGGAGCTACCCTAATGGAGCAAGATGACATGCATGATTCTGCTTGTTTTGCTTCTGAAATAACTGCTAAGATTACTGCATCAGATTGCACGAAAACTAATAAGCCAGTGAATATTAGTCATAGTAGGAGAAGGCCTGTCGTATGTGGGAAGTATGGTATTATTTCTAATGGTAATTCCTCAAAATCAGCCAAAATTGTGTCTCTGAGGAAAGTTCTTAAAGCAGCAAGAAGATGTCACTTTGCTGAAAGTCAGAAGGTAAATTCTATATCAGTCAAGGAATCTGAGAAGGCAAGGTGTGATGCTGATAAAGAGAGAAACAATGAAGCTCGAATGGCAGTTTCTGCTCAGATGAAGTCTCAGCATTTGATGGAAGGAAAAGAGACAGAATACTCTGTAGGCAGTAAAGATTCTTATGACTTATCACATATTATGAAGAAGAGAAGGCATGATGGAAACAGAAGTCATGCTATTCTAGAGAGTAACCAAAGCACACAGATCAGACGAAAGTCTAAAGAAGTTCGTAAACGCAGTGTTTATGAACTAACAATTAAAG AAAATGATTTCAGCTGTGTGAAGTCTTGTATTACAAAGGATGGAAGATCTTTACAGAGAAGAAAGAGCAGATTTGTGTCTAAGCTTGCTGAGAATGCTGGTAATGATAGAATGTTTGTGGGTGGAATACATAATGTTAACAA ATATGCCAAAGTGGAAGAATGCCAAACTAGCCGGGTTTTGGATGTTTTCTGCTGTGTTTGTGGAAGTTCGAACAAGGACAAGAATAATTGCTTATTAGAGTGCGGTTGTTGCTTGATTAAG GTACATCAAGCTTGCTATGGTGTTTCTAAGGTGCCCAAAGCTCAGTGGTGTTGTAGGCCATGCAAAACGAATTGTAAAAATATT GTCTGTGTTCTATGTGGATATGGAGGAGGAGCCATGACTCGAGCACTTTGTAGTCGTAATATTGTGAAGAGCCTCTTGAAAGCTTGGAGCATTGGGACAGAATCCAATCTCGAAAACACTAGTTTTTCTAAATCTTTGGAAAGTCCCTTTCATCGTTTGTCTTCGACAAAATCTGTTCATGAGAGTGATCCATTTCTCATCATTAGACCTGCAGAAATTGGCTCTACTTCTCTGGCTAAAGGAAGCACCGATCTGTCTGAGCATGTGGATACTGTCGACATCTCTTCTGCTATTACCCCAGCTATATGCAATAGCATTACAGCTGGAATTCTTGACTCTACCGTCAAGCAGTGGGTTCATATGGTTTGTGGGCTCTGGACACCAGGTACACGTTGTCCAAATGTTGATACGATGAGTGCTTTTGATGTGTCTGGAGCTTATCGGCCTAAGCAAGATGTG gTTTGTTCAATATGTCAACGATCAGGTGGTTCTTGCATACAATGCAGGGTTGCGAATTGTCATGTTCAATTTCATCCGTGGTGTGCCCATCAGAAG GGTCTACTGCAAAGTGAGGTTGAAGGTATTGATAATCAGAGTGttggattttatggaagatgCATGTTTCATGCTATGTATCAGCAGTTTAATTCTGATAGTTATCACACTAGCAGTGCTAATCATGGAGAAAGGGAATCCACCTGTGCTCGAACAGAG GGTTTCAAGGGTCGCAAATGGGACGGATTTCATCATAATCATCCCTACCATTCTGATGGTAGTAGTGGATGTCTTGTCCCACAAGAGCAGCTAAATGCTTGGATCCACATCAATGGACAGAAAACATGCATAAGTGGGCCTTTAAAGCTTCCCAACTCAGTAATTGAGTATGACTGTCGG AAAGAATATGCTCGCTTCAAACAATCTAGAGGTTGGAAGCATCTAGTGGTGTACAAATCAGGGATACATGGGCTTGGTCTTTACACTTCCCGATTTATTTTTCGTGGTGCCATG gttgttgAGTATGTGGGTGAGATAGTTGGGCTCCACGTGGCTGACAAAAGAGAAACCGAGTATCAAGCTGGAAAGAATGTTCAATACAAGAGCGCTTGCTATTTCTTCAGGATAGACAAGGAGCATATAATTGATGCCACCCGCAAGGGTGGGATAGCTCGATTTGTGAATCATTCTTGCCTG CCAAATTGCGTTGCGAAAGTAATTTCTGTCAGGAATGAAAAGAAG gtGGTCTTCTTTGCTGAAAGAGATATATATCCTGGTGAAGAGGTGACGTATGACTACCATTTTAACTATGAAGACGAAGGTAAAAAGATTCCATGTTACTGTAATTCCAAGAATTGCAGGCGATATCTAAACTGA